One genomic window of Salvia splendens isolate huo1 unplaced genomic scaffold, SspV2 ctg1061, whole genome shotgun sequence includes the following:
- the LOC121788506 gene encoding glucan endo-1,3-beta-D-glucosidase-like isoform X2, which translates to MASEVQTYSAVFCFLLLSFHSANSESFIGVNYGQVADNLPPLEATVKLLQSTSIEKVRLYGADPAIIKALANTGIGIVIGAANGDIPALASDPNFAGNWVNSNVLAFYPASKIIVVTVGNEVVTLTDQSLAAQLVPAMQNVQNALNAASLGGKIKVSTVHSMAVLSASEPPSGGAFGYGDTMKGLLQFLSTNGAPLMINPYPFFAYRDDPRPETKAFCLFQPNAGRPDANTGIKYMNMWDAQLDAIYSALKSSGFKDVEIVVAETGWPYKGDSNEVGTTLENAKAYNGNLINHLRSKVGTPLMPGKSVDTYIFALYDEDLKPGPASERSFGLFMPDLSATYDVGLAKSTQTPAPTSSTPATTPAPTTSPKTPAPTTPVATPVNPAPTTPTINPVPSPVIAGVPATAASSRRRPSPLLILAMVLAATLLGAHEHEHDTKLFRSSIEVINSIVAK; encoded by the exons ATGGCGTCAGAGGTCCAGACATATTCTGCAGTTTTCTGTTTTTTACTGCTTTCATTTCACTCTGCAA ATTCGGAGTCGTTCATCGGAGTAAATTACGGGCAGGTGGCGGACAACCTGCCGCCGCTGGAGGCGACGGTGAAGCTCCTGCAGTCGACGAGCATCGAGAAGGTCCGCCTGTACGGCGCGGACCCGGCGATCATCAAGGCGCTCGCCAACACCGGCATCGGAATAGTCATCGGCGCCGCCAACGGCGACATTCCGGCACTCGCCTCCGACCCCAATTTCGCCGGCAATTGGGTCAATTCCAACGTCCTGGCCTTCTACCCGGCCAGCAAGATCATCGTCGTCACCGTCGGCAACGAGGTCGTCACCCTCACCGATCAGTCTCTGGCGGCGCAGCTCGTGCCCGCCATGCAAAATGTCCAAAATGCCCTCAATGCTG CATCATTGGGTGGGAAGATCAAGGTGTCGACGGTCCATTCGATGGCGGTGCTAAGCGCGTCGGAGCCCCCGTCTGGAGGGGCTTTCGGATACGGAGACACGATGAAAGGGTTGCTGCAATTCCTCAGCACGAACGGCGCCCCCTTGATGATCAATCCTTACCCCTTCTTTGCATACCGGGACGACCCCAGGCCCGAGACGAAGGCCTTCTGTTTGTTCCAACCGAATGCTGGCCGACCGGACGCGAACACCGGCATCAAGTACATGAACATGTGGGATGCTCAG CTTGATGCGATTTACTCGGCCTTGAAGTCGTCGGGGTTCAAAGATGTCGAGATTGTGGTTGCCGAGACAGGTTGGCCTTATAAAGGAGACTCCAACGAAGTTGGTACTACTTTGGAAAACGCGAAAGCCTACAATGGGAACTTGATAAACCACCTAAGGTCGAAGGTCGGGACACCCCTTATGCCTGGAAAATCCGTGGATACCTACATATTTGCGCTCTATGACGAGGATTTGAAACCCGGCCCTGCCTCTGAGCGCTCGTTCGGACTCTTCATGCCCGACCTTTCAGCGACCTATGATGTTGGACTCGCTAAGAGTACACAG ACTCCGGCCCCGACCTCGTCAACTCCGGCTACGACTCCGGCACCAACGACAAGTCCTAAGACTCCGGCTCCGACGACGCCGGTGGCGACCCCGGTGAATCCGGCTCCGACGACTCCGACGATCAATCCAGTACCGAGCCCGGTTATAGCAG GAGTTCCGGCGACTGCGGCTTCAAGCAGACGGCGGCCGTCACCGCTATTAATCCTA GCTATGGTTCTTGCGGCTACCCTTCTCGGAGcgcacgaacacgaacacgatacGAAATTATTTCGGAGCTCGATTGAGGTAATTAATTCTATTGTGGCAAAATAG
- the LOC121788506 gene encoding glucan endo-1,3-beta-D-glucosidase-like isoform X1, protein MASEVQTYSAVFCFLLLSFHSANSESFIGVNYGQVADNLPPLEATVKLLQSTSIEKVRLYGADPAIIKALANTGIGIVIGAANGDIPALASDPNFAGNWVNSNVLAFYPASKIIVVTVGNEVVTLTDQSLAAQLVPAMQNVQNALNAASLGGKIKVSTVHSMAVLSASEPPSGGAFGYGDTMKGLLQFLSTNGAPLMINPYPFFAYRDDPRPETKAFCLFQPNAGRPDANTGIKYMNMWDAQLDAIYSALKSSGFKDVEIVVAETGWPYKGDSNEVGTTLENAKAYNGNLINHLRSKVGTPLMPGKSVDTYIFALYDEDLKPGPASERSFGLFMPDLSATYDVGLAKSTQTPAPTSSTPATTPAPTTSPKTPAPTTPVATPVNPAPTTPTINPVPSPVIAAGVPATAASSRRRPSPLLILAMVLAATLLGAHEHEHDTKLFRSSIEVINSIVAK, encoded by the exons ATGGCGTCAGAGGTCCAGACATATTCTGCAGTTTTCTGTTTTTTACTGCTTTCATTTCACTCTGCAA ATTCGGAGTCGTTCATCGGAGTAAATTACGGGCAGGTGGCGGACAACCTGCCGCCGCTGGAGGCGACGGTGAAGCTCCTGCAGTCGACGAGCATCGAGAAGGTCCGCCTGTACGGCGCGGACCCGGCGATCATCAAGGCGCTCGCCAACACCGGCATCGGAATAGTCATCGGCGCCGCCAACGGCGACATTCCGGCACTCGCCTCCGACCCCAATTTCGCCGGCAATTGGGTCAATTCCAACGTCCTGGCCTTCTACCCGGCCAGCAAGATCATCGTCGTCACCGTCGGCAACGAGGTCGTCACCCTCACCGATCAGTCTCTGGCGGCGCAGCTCGTGCCCGCCATGCAAAATGTCCAAAATGCCCTCAATGCTG CATCATTGGGTGGGAAGATCAAGGTGTCGACGGTCCATTCGATGGCGGTGCTAAGCGCGTCGGAGCCCCCGTCTGGAGGGGCTTTCGGATACGGAGACACGATGAAAGGGTTGCTGCAATTCCTCAGCACGAACGGCGCCCCCTTGATGATCAATCCTTACCCCTTCTTTGCATACCGGGACGACCCCAGGCCCGAGACGAAGGCCTTCTGTTTGTTCCAACCGAATGCTGGCCGACCGGACGCGAACACCGGCATCAAGTACATGAACATGTGGGATGCTCAG CTTGATGCGATTTACTCGGCCTTGAAGTCGTCGGGGTTCAAAGATGTCGAGATTGTGGTTGCCGAGACAGGTTGGCCTTATAAAGGAGACTCCAACGAAGTTGGTACTACTTTGGAAAACGCGAAAGCCTACAATGGGAACTTGATAAACCACCTAAGGTCGAAGGTCGGGACACCCCTTATGCCTGGAAAATCCGTGGATACCTACATATTTGCGCTCTATGACGAGGATTTGAAACCCGGCCCTGCCTCTGAGCGCTCGTTCGGACTCTTCATGCCCGACCTTTCAGCGACCTATGATGTTGGACTCGCTAAGAGTACACAG ACTCCGGCCCCGACCTCGTCAACTCCGGCTACGACTCCGGCACCAACGACAAGTCCTAAGACTCCGGCTCCGACGACGCCGGTGGCGACCCCGGTGAATCCGGCTCCGACGACTCCGACGATCAATCCAGTACCGAGCCCGGTTATAGCAG CAGGAGTTCCGGCGACTGCGGCTTCAAGCAGACGGCGGCCGTCACCGCTATTAATCCTA GCTATGGTTCTTGCGGCTACCCTTCTCGGAGcgcacgaacacgaacacgatacGAAATTATTTCGGAGCTCGATTGAGGTAATTAATTCTATTGTGGCAAAATAG